From Carassius auratus strain Wakin chromosome 22, ASM336829v1, whole genome shotgun sequence, a single genomic window includes:
- the LOC113039620 gene encoding heterogeneous nuclear ribonucleoprotein M isoform X1, whose product MSSEVKPEKQEQGNNVNGKSNHESRKERPQKRGGGGRFEPYGKPNKRYRVFVSNIPYDVKWQTLKDLMKEIVGEVTYVEHLMDGEGKSRGCAVVEFRTEELMKKAVEKVNKHVMNGRPLKVKEDPDGVIAQREANRAHGGGGGGGGGPPGMGGGMGGGMGGGMGGGMGMGPGPGGPSMVNIPPSLMNNPNIPNEVIHGLQAGKIGSSIFVANLDYKVGWKKLKEVFGMAGVVVRADILEDKDGKSRGMGTVTFEMPIEAVQAVSMFNGQLLFNRVMHVKLDEKSLPKGDFAPPERPPALPRGLSGIGLGLGPGGQPIDATQLNRGGMGNMGPGGMDGMGFGGMGRMGGMDNFGGGMNNMDRFGPSGMGRMNDMDRGIGGGFDRDFSGRNDMGMSRSNFGDTFDRGMGNSMGMDRMNAGMDRLGGGMDRMGGLDRMGMDRMDRMSDLDRLGTGFDRMGSGIDRLGPSMDRLGTGLDRMSSSVDRMGPGGFDRLGPSGMDRMSGGMDFASPMGMDRMNTGIDRMGSNFDRMGSGGMDRFPSSGLDRMGSGMDRMGSGGVGGQFDRPADMDRGNFGTPFSGSGQGGPGTGGANARKGCQIFVRNLPFDFTWKMLKDTFNSCGIVQYADIKMENGKSKGCGVVRFDNPETAERACRTMNGYRLSGREIDVRIDRNA is encoded by the exons ATGTCGTCTGAGGTTAAACCAGAGAAACAAGAACAAGG AAATAATGTGAATGGCAAGTCCAACCATGAGTCTAGAAAGGAGAGGCCCCAGAAGCGCGGTGGTGGGGGCCGGTTTGAACCTTACGGGAAGCCCAACAAGAGATACCGGGTGTTTGTCAGCAACATTCCCTATGATGTTAAATGGCAAACTCTAAAAGATCTCATGAAGGAAATAG TGGGTGAGGTAACGTACGTGGAACACTTAATGGACGGAGAAGGCAAATCAAGG GGTTGTGC ggTGGTGGAGTTCAGAACTGAAGAGCTCATGAAAAAGGCTGTAGAGAAAGTCAACAAACATGTCATGAACGGTCGTCCTCTCAAGGTCAAAGAG GATCCAGATGGAGTGATTGCCCAGCGTGAAGCTAATCGGGCTCACGGAggtggaggtggtggtggtggcgGACCCCCAGGCATGGGTGGAGGCATGGGTGGAGGCATGGGAGGAGGCATGGGTGGAGGCATGGGGATGGGCCCAGGACCAGGTGGTCCTTCCATGGTCAACATCCCTCCCAGTCTCATGAACAACCCCAACATCCCCAATGAGGTCATCCACGGACTCCAGGCTGGAAAAATCGGAAGCTCCATTTTTGTGGCCAAT CTGGACTACAAGGTTGGGTGGAAGAAGCTAAAGGAGGTGTTTGGAATGGCTGGAGTGGTTGTGCGTGCAGATATCCTGGAGGATAAAGACGGGAAGAGTAGGGGAATGGGAACTGTCACATTTGAAATGCCCATTGAGGCTGTTCAAGCAGTCT CAATGTTCAACGGACAGCTCCTCTTCAACAGGGTCATGCATGTCAAACTG GATGAGAAATCCCTTCCCAAAGGTGACTTCGCACCACCAGAACGTCCTCCTGCACTTCCTC GTGGTCTGAGTGGTATCGGTCTCGGTCTGGGACCTGGCGGTCAACCCATCGATGCTACCCAGCTCAACCGGGGTGGGATGGGCAATATGGGACCAGGAG GAATGGATGGAATGGGATTTGGTGGCATGGGTAGAATGGGAG GGATGGATAATTTTGGAGGTGGAATGAACAACATGGATCGTTTCGGCCCCTCTGGAATGGGAAGAATGAATG ATATGGATCGTGGAATCGGCGGTGGTTTTGACAGAGATTTCAGTGGCCGTAATGACATGGGCATGTCTCGTAGCAACTTTGGAGACACATTTGACAGAGGAATGG GGAACTCCATGGGAATGGATCGCATGAATGCTGGCATGGACCGGCTTGGTGGCGGCATGGACCGCATGGGAGGACTGGACCGAATGGGAATGGATCGCATGGACCGCATGTCTGATCTAGACCGATTGGGAACTGGCTTCGACCGAATGGGTTCAGGGATTGACCGACTGGGTCCCAGTATGGATCGGCTGGGAACAGGCCTTGACCGCATGAGCTCCAGCGTGGACCGCATGGGCCCTGGTGGGTTCGACCGCCTGGGGCCGTCCGGTATGGATCGCATGAGCGGCGGGATGGACTTTGCCTCTCCTATGGGCATGGACAGGATGAACACAGGCATCGACCGAATGGGTTCAAACTTCGACCGCATGGGCTCCGGTGGCATGGACCGCTTCCCTTCCTCTGGTCTGGACCGCATGGGTTCCGGCATGGATCGGATGGGCTCTGGTGGCGTTGGTGGGCAGTTTGACAGACCTGCTGATATGGATCGTGGCAATTTCGGGACTCCTTTCAGTGGGTCTGGACAAGGAGGGCCAGGGACTGGTGGAGCCAATGCCAGGAAGGGCTGCCAGATTTTTGTCAGAAAT CTGCCCTTTGACTTCACTTGGAAGATGTTGAAGGACACTTTCAATTCATGTG GCATTGTGCAGTATGCAGACATAAAGATGGAGAACGGCAAGTCTAAGGGCTGTGGTGTGGTGCGCTTTGATAATCCTGAGACCGCCGAGCGAGCCTGCCGCACCATGAATGGCTACCGGCTCAGCGGGCGAGAGATTGACGTCAGGATCGACAGAAATGCATAA
- the LOC113039620 gene encoding heterogeneous nuclear ribonucleoprotein M isoform X3: MKKAVEKVNKHVMNGRPLKVKEDPDGVIAQREANRAHGGGGGGGGGPPGMGGGMGGGMGGGMGGGMGMGPGPGGPSMVNIPPSLMNNPNIPNEVIHGLQAGKIGSSIFVANLDYKVGWKKLKEVFGMAGVVVRADILEDKDGKSRGMGTVTFEMPIEAVQAVSMFNGQLLFNRVMHVKLDEKSLPKGDFAPPERPPALPRGLSGIGLGLGPGGQPIDATQLNRGGMGNMGPGGMDGMGFGGMGRMGGMDNFGGGMNNMDRFGPSGMGRMNDMDRGIGGGFDRDFSGRNDMGMSRSNFGDTFDRGMGNSMGMDRMNAGMDRLGGGMDRMGGLDRMGMDRMDRMSDLDRLGTGFDRMGSGIDRLGPSMDRLGTGLDRMSSSVDRMGPGGFDRLGPSGMDRMSGGMDFASPMGMDRMNTGIDRMGSNFDRMGSGGMDRFPSSGLDRMGSGMDRMGSGGVGGQFDRPADMDRGNFGTPFSGSGQGGPGTGGANARKGCQIFVRNLPFDFTWKMLKDTFNSCGIVQYADIKMENGKSKGCGVVRFDNPETAERACRTMNGYRLSGREIDVRIDRNA; encoded by the exons ATGAAAAAGGCTGTAGAGAAAGTCAACAAACATGTCATGAACGGTCGTCCTCTCAAGGTCAAAGAG GATCCAGATGGAGTGATTGCCCAGCGTGAAGCTAATCGGGCTCACGGAggtggaggtggtggtggtggcgGACCCCCAGGCATGGGTGGAGGCATGGGTGGAGGCATGGGAGGAGGCATGGGTGGAGGCATGGGGATGGGCCCAGGACCAGGTGGTCCTTCCATGGTCAACATCCCTCCCAGTCTCATGAACAACCCCAACATCCCCAATGAGGTCATCCACGGACTCCAGGCTGGAAAAATCGGAAGCTCCATTTTTGTGGCCAAT CTGGACTACAAGGTTGGGTGGAAGAAGCTAAAGGAGGTGTTTGGAATGGCTGGAGTGGTTGTGCGTGCAGATATCCTGGAGGATAAAGACGGGAAGAGTAGGGGAATGGGAACTGTCACATTTGAAATGCCCATTGAGGCTGTTCAAGCAGTCT CAATGTTCAACGGACAGCTCCTCTTCAACAGGGTCATGCATGTCAAACTG GATGAGAAATCCCTTCCCAAAGGTGACTTCGCACCACCAGAACGTCCTCCTGCACTTCCTC GTGGTCTGAGTGGTATCGGTCTCGGTCTGGGACCTGGCGGTCAACCCATCGATGCTACCCAGCTCAACCGGGGTGGGATGGGCAATATGGGACCAGGAG GAATGGATGGAATGGGATTTGGTGGCATGGGTAGAATGGGAG GGATGGATAATTTTGGAGGTGGAATGAACAACATGGATCGTTTCGGCCCCTCTGGAATGGGAAGAATGAATG ATATGGATCGTGGAATCGGCGGTGGTTTTGACAGAGATTTCAGTGGCCGTAATGACATGGGCATGTCTCGTAGCAACTTTGGAGACACATTTGACAGAGGAATGG GGAACTCCATGGGAATGGATCGCATGAATGCTGGCATGGACCGGCTTGGTGGCGGCATGGACCGCATGGGAGGACTGGACCGAATGGGAATGGATCGCATGGACCGCATGTCTGATCTAGACCGATTGGGAACTGGCTTCGACCGAATGGGTTCAGGGATTGACCGACTGGGTCCCAGTATGGATCGGCTGGGAACAGGCCTTGACCGCATGAGCTCCAGCGTGGACCGCATGGGCCCTGGTGGGTTCGACCGCCTGGGGCCGTCCGGTATGGATCGCATGAGCGGCGGGATGGACTTTGCCTCTCCTATGGGCATGGACAGGATGAACACAGGCATCGACCGAATGGGTTCAAACTTCGACCGCATGGGCTCCGGTGGCATGGACCGCTTCCCTTCCTCTGGTCTGGACCGCATGGGTTCCGGCATGGATCGGATGGGCTCTGGTGGCGTTGGTGGGCAGTTTGACAGACCTGCTGATATGGATCGTGGCAATTTCGGGACTCCTTTCAGTGGGTCTGGACAAGGAGGGCCAGGGACTGGTGGAGCCAATGCCAGGAAGGGCTGCCAGATTTTTGTCAGAAAT CTGCCCTTTGACTTCACTTGGAAGATGTTGAAGGACACTTTCAATTCATGTG GCATTGTGCAGTATGCAGACATAAAGATGGAGAACGGCAAGTCTAAGGGCTGTGGTGTGGTGCGCTTTGATAATCCTGAGACCGCCGAGCGAGCCTGCCGCACCATGAATGGCTACCGGCTCAGCGGGCGAGAGATTGACGTCAGGATCGACAGAAATGCATAA
- the LOC113039620 gene encoding heterogeneous nuclear ribonucleoprotein M isoform X2, with protein sequence MSSEVKPEKQEQGNNVNGKSNHESRKERPQKRGGGGRFEPYGKPNKRYRVFVSNIPYDVKWQTLKDLMKEIVGEVTYVEHLMDGEGKSRGCAVVEFRTEELMKKAVEKVNKHVMNGRPLKVKEDPDGVIAQREANRAHGGGGGGGGGPPGMGGGMGGGMGGGMGGGMGMGPGPGGPSMVNIPPSLMNNPNIPNEVIHGLQAGKIGSSIFVANLDYKVGWKKLKEVFGMAGVVVRADILEDKDGKSRGMGTVTFEMPIEAVQAVSMFNGQLLFNRVMHVKLDEKSLPKGDFAPPERPPALPRGLSGIGLGLGPGGQPIDATQLNRGGMGNMGPGGMDNFGGGMNNMDRFGPSGMGRMNDMDRGIGGGFDRDFSGRNDMGMSRSNFGDTFDRGMGNSMGMDRMNAGMDRLGGGMDRMGGLDRMGMDRMDRMSDLDRLGTGFDRMGSGIDRLGPSMDRLGTGLDRMSSSVDRMGPGGFDRLGPSGMDRMSGGMDFASPMGMDRMNTGIDRMGSNFDRMGSGGMDRFPSSGLDRMGSGMDRMGSGGVGGQFDRPADMDRGNFGTPFSGSGQGGPGTGGANARKGCQIFVRNLPFDFTWKMLKDTFNSCGIVQYADIKMENGKSKGCGVVRFDNPETAERACRTMNGYRLSGREIDVRIDRNA encoded by the exons ATGTCGTCTGAGGTTAAACCAGAGAAACAAGAACAAGG AAATAATGTGAATGGCAAGTCCAACCATGAGTCTAGAAAGGAGAGGCCCCAGAAGCGCGGTGGTGGGGGCCGGTTTGAACCTTACGGGAAGCCCAACAAGAGATACCGGGTGTTTGTCAGCAACATTCCCTATGATGTTAAATGGCAAACTCTAAAAGATCTCATGAAGGAAATAG TGGGTGAGGTAACGTACGTGGAACACTTAATGGACGGAGAAGGCAAATCAAGG GGTTGTGC ggTGGTGGAGTTCAGAACTGAAGAGCTCATGAAAAAGGCTGTAGAGAAAGTCAACAAACATGTCATGAACGGTCGTCCTCTCAAGGTCAAAGAG GATCCAGATGGAGTGATTGCCCAGCGTGAAGCTAATCGGGCTCACGGAggtggaggtggtggtggtggcgGACCCCCAGGCATGGGTGGAGGCATGGGTGGAGGCATGGGAGGAGGCATGGGTGGAGGCATGGGGATGGGCCCAGGACCAGGTGGTCCTTCCATGGTCAACATCCCTCCCAGTCTCATGAACAACCCCAACATCCCCAATGAGGTCATCCACGGACTCCAGGCTGGAAAAATCGGAAGCTCCATTTTTGTGGCCAAT CTGGACTACAAGGTTGGGTGGAAGAAGCTAAAGGAGGTGTTTGGAATGGCTGGAGTGGTTGTGCGTGCAGATATCCTGGAGGATAAAGACGGGAAGAGTAGGGGAATGGGAACTGTCACATTTGAAATGCCCATTGAGGCTGTTCAAGCAGTCT CAATGTTCAACGGACAGCTCCTCTTCAACAGGGTCATGCATGTCAAACTG GATGAGAAATCCCTTCCCAAAGGTGACTTCGCACCACCAGAACGTCCTCCTGCACTTCCTC GTGGTCTGAGTGGTATCGGTCTCGGTCTGGGACCTGGCGGTCAACCCATCGATGCTACCCAGCTCAACCGGGGTGGGATGGGCAATATGGGACCAGGAG GGATGGATAATTTTGGAGGTGGAATGAACAACATGGATCGTTTCGGCCCCTCTGGAATGGGAAGAATGAATG ATATGGATCGTGGAATCGGCGGTGGTTTTGACAGAGATTTCAGTGGCCGTAATGACATGGGCATGTCTCGTAGCAACTTTGGAGACACATTTGACAGAGGAATGG GGAACTCCATGGGAATGGATCGCATGAATGCTGGCATGGACCGGCTTGGTGGCGGCATGGACCGCATGGGAGGACTGGACCGAATGGGAATGGATCGCATGGACCGCATGTCTGATCTAGACCGATTGGGAACTGGCTTCGACCGAATGGGTTCAGGGATTGACCGACTGGGTCCCAGTATGGATCGGCTGGGAACAGGCCTTGACCGCATGAGCTCCAGCGTGGACCGCATGGGCCCTGGTGGGTTCGACCGCCTGGGGCCGTCCGGTATGGATCGCATGAGCGGCGGGATGGACTTTGCCTCTCCTATGGGCATGGACAGGATGAACACAGGCATCGACCGAATGGGTTCAAACTTCGACCGCATGGGCTCCGGTGGCATGGACCGCTTCCCTTCCTCTGGTCTGGACCGCATGGGTTCCGGCATGGATCGGATGGGCTCTGGTGGCGTTGGTGGGCAGTTTGACAGACCTGCTGATATGGATCGTGGCAATTTCGGGACTCCTTTCAGTGGGTCTGGACAAGGAGGGCCAGGGACTGGTGGAGCCAATGCCAGGAAGGGCTGCCAGATTTTTGTCAGAAAT CTGCCCTTTGACTTCACTTGGAAGATGTTGAAGGACACTTTCAATTCATGTG GCATTGTGCAGTATGCAGACATAAAGATGGAGAACGGCAAGTCTAAGGGCTGTGGTGTGGTGCGCTTTGATAATCCTGAGACCGCCGAGCGAGCCTGCCGCACCATGAATGGCTACCGGCTCAGCGGGCGAGAGATTGACGTCAGGATCGACAGAAATGCATAA